The Planktothrix serta PCC 8927 sequence GGAAGCAAAGGAAGAAATTGCTTTAAATTTATTGCGAATGGGTTTGAGTTTAGAGCAAGTTGTTCAGGCAACTGGATTAAGTCTTGAAAAGATTCAATCTTTGTAAAACGCTTTAGTATTGGGGTCAGTGATATCGAGAATTTATGTATTGTTCAAGAAACCCGATTTTTGAATAATCTCCTTGCTGCTTCGGCAATTTTGGCGGGTTTGGTTTTAAATCAAGATACTGTGAAAAGACTTTTAAGGAGTGATATTATGCGAAATTCAGTCATCTATCAAGAAATTCTACAAGAAGGGAGATTGGAAGGGAAATTGGAAGGGAAATTGGAAGCAAAGGAAGAAGTTGCTTTAAATTTATTGCGAATGGGTTTGAGTTTAGAGCAAGTTGTTCAGGCAACGGGATTAAGTGTTGAAGACATTCCATCTTTGTAAATTAGCTTTGACAGTATTAATAATTAATGAATGGAGGTGAACCAGATGCAAATTTATTCTATAGCAATCCGTGTAGGGGTTGGGTTTCCCAACCCAGGTGCCTAGAGGGTTGGGAAACCCAACCCCTACAGGTTTTGATCACAAATCATTGAGGATTGCTATATTGTTTTTGGGATGTTATTTTAGTCTAAATTAAGAGATAATAGAGTTTGCCTAAACTCAAGAAAAATTACGATTGCGCTAACGCCATGCTGTCTTTTCTTCGTAACGATCTCAACCAAATTCGCGCCTATACTCCTCACCCTGGAGGGAGTTCCGGTAGTCCGGTCGAAACTGAAATTTTAGATCGCTTAGATACTAATGAATGTCCCTATGATTTACCGGAAGAATTAAAACAAAAGCTGGCTTGGACGTATCAACATCAAATTGAAACAAATCGTTATCCTGATGGCAGTCATTTTCCTTTAAAAATTGCGATCGCTAGTTATATTAATGAAATCATTTCTAATTCTGACGCCTTTATCAAGTCTGATCAGATTTCCGTTGGGAATGGGTCGGATGAATTAATTCGATCTCTCTTAATTGCAACTTGTTTAGGAGGAGAAGGCTCAATTTTAGTGGCTAATCCTACCTTTTCTATGTATGGAATTATTGCCCAAACGTTAGGAATTCCAGTTATTAGTATAGGACGGGATGAAGATACCTTTGAGATGGATTTAAACGCGGCTAAAGCTGCGATTAAATCTACACAAAATCCTCCCATTCGAGTTGTGTTTGTGGTTCATCCTAATTCCCCTACGGCGAATGCGTTAACAGAAGATGAATTAGACTGGCTGCGTGGTTTACCAGAACAGATTTTAGTGGTAATTGATGAAGCTTATTTTGAGTTTAGTCAAACCAGCGTTATCGAGGAGTTAAAACAGCATCCTAACTGGGTGATTTTACGCACGTTTTCTAAGGCATTTCGGTTAGCTTCCTTGCGGGCTGGATATGCGATCGCCCATCCCGAATTAATCACCGCTTTAGAAAAAGTTCGTCTTCCCTATAATCTCCCTAGTTTCACACAAACGGCTGCTTTATTAGCCTTAAATAATCGTCAAGATTTACTCGCTGTAATTCCTGAAATTTTAGGAGAACGGACTCGTTTAATTAATGCTTTAGCTCAAAATAAACAGTTAAAACTTTGGCGTAGTGATGCTAATTTTATTTATGTTAGACTCACCGATGAACGCAATTCTGAGCCAGCTTTAAATGAGCTTATGCAGCAGTTAAAAACAAAAGGAACATTAGTTCGTCACACCGGAGGAGGATTACGAATTACGATTGGTCGTCCCGATGAAAATCAACGTACCATTGAACGATTATTTGCTATTTTATAGTAAAAACAATGGGGTTGGGCGGGTTTATAGAGATTACGGTGATTAGTCAAGCCTTTGGGTGAACCCGCCCCTACAGGGGTTGGGCGGGTTT is a genomic window containing:
- a CDS encoding histidinol-phosphate transaminase → MLSFLRNDLNQIRAYTPHPGGSSGSPVETEILDRLDTNECPYDLPEELKQKLAWTYQHQIETNRYPDGSHFPLKIAIASYINEIISNSDAFIKSDQISVGNGSDELIRSLLIATCLGGEGSILVANPTFSMYGIIAQTLGIPVISIGRDEDTFEMDLNAAKAAIKSTQNPPIRVVFVVHPNSPTANALTEDELDWLRGLPEQILVVIDEAYFEFSQTSVIEELKQHPNWVILRTFSKAFRLASLRAGYAIAHPELITALEKVRLPYNLPSFTQTAALLALNNRQDLLAVIPEILGERTRLINALAQNKQLKLWRSDANFIYVRLTDERNSEPALNELMQQLKTKGTLVRHTGGGLRITIGRPDENQRTIERLFAIL